One genomic segment of Cellulophaga sp. HaHaR_3_176 includes these proteins:
- a CDS encoding pitrilysin family protein yields MRTQKLLKLPIMAAALVAFSFTSCKTTDEEVAPESTSLSVDFEKYELENGLDVILHQDKSDPIVSVAIQYNVGSNREKTGRTGFAHLFEHMLFQESENVPQDQFFKKIQDVGGTLNGGTWKDGTIYYEVVPKNAMETVLWLESDRMGFLINTITESAFNNQQEVVQNEKRQRVDNNPYGHEGWVLDKNIYPEGHPYNWQVIGELEDLQNATVADVKEFYDKYYGPNNATLVLAGDFEIADAKTLVEKYFGEIKRRQEVEPLKPQPVTISETVRLFHEDNFANTAQLNMVWPTTYQYTEDAYALDFLSELLSSGKKAPMYKVLEKEKQLTSRSYAYNNSQVLAGEFHVTVTANSGKSLNDIEKGMFEAFTLFEKEGVTDRDVERIKAGLETGFYNGISSVLGKSFQLARYNTFTGDPGFIEKDIENIKKVTKEDVIRVYNTYIKDKPYVITSFVPKGQMDLVAENSIKAPVVEEEIKENVAKVIEESQEEIVKTPSKIDRSKEPEQGESPSLNVPASWTSELTNGMKVYGIEQNEIPTVNFSIRIDGGHLLDDMSKNGVANLMTDILMEGTKNKTSEQLEEEIEMLGANINMYTTNEAIVIRGNTLVRNFDKTIALVREILLEPRWDEEEFALIKTSTINGIKRSDADPNAVANRVYNKLLYGEEHIFSYPTSGTVASVEAITIDDLKAFYNKNFSPSISSVHVVGKINKGAVLETLKGLENDWAAKEVTIPEYSIVNNRDKSSLYFVDIPDAKQSVISIGNIGLTRNDKDFFPAEVMNYKLGGSFSGNVNLILREEKGYTYGARSSFSGSKIPGTFTASSSVRTNTTGESVSIFKEEIEKYKEGISEEDLLFTKNALIKSNARRFETQGSLLGMLQEMSEYGLDANYIEKEEEVIKNMTLEEHKALANRLLDESKMAYLIVGDAATQFAQFKLMGFDEVLLITKDGEESKMDNRKDIR; encoded by the coding sequence ATGAGAACACAAAAATTACTAAAACTTCCTATTATGGCAGCCGCGTTGGTTGCATTTAGCTTTACGTCTTGTAAAACTACTGATGAAGAAGTGGCTCCGGAAAGTACATCATTATCAGTTGATTTTGAGAAGTATGAGCTGGAAAATGGACTTGATGTTATTTTGCATCAAGATAAAAGCGATCCAATTGTATCTGTAGCAATACAGTATAATGTAGGGTCTAATAGAGAAAAAACAGGAAGAACAGGCTTTGCGCATTTGTTTGAGCATATGTTATTTCAAGAATCAGAAAATGTTCCGCAAGATCAATTTTTCAAGAAAATTCAAGATGTAGGTGGAACGCTAAATGGTGGTACTTGGAAAGATGGAACTATTTATTATGAAGTAGTACCTAAAAATGCGATGGAAACTGTTTTGTGGCTAGAGAGCGATAGAATGGGATTTTTAATTAATACCATAACAGAGTCAGCATTTAATAACCAACAAGAAGTTGTTCAGAATGAGAAAAGACAACGTGTAGATAACAATCCTTATGGTCATGAAGGTTGGGTTTTAGATAAAAATATTTATCCAGAAGGTCATCCTTATAATTGGCAAGTAATAGGTGAGTTAGAAGATTTACAGAATGCTACTGTTGCTGATGTAAAAGAATTTTACGATAAATATTATGGACCAAATAACGCAACATTGGTATTAGCTGGTGATTTTGAAATTGCAGATGCTAAAACATTGGTAGAAAAATATTTCGGAGAAATAAAGAGAAGGCAAGAAGTAGAGCCTTTAAAACCACAACCTGTTACTATTTCAGAAACAGTTCGTCTGTTTCATGAAGATAATTTTGCTAACACGGCTCAATTAAATATGGTTTGGCCTACCACGTATCAGTATACAGAAGATGCGTATGCGTTAGATTTTCTATCAGAACTTTTATCAAGTGGTAAAAAAGCACCGATGTACAAGGTTTTGGAAAAAGAAAAACAACTTACATCTAGGTCATATGCTTATAATAATTCTCAAGTTTTAGCAGGAGAATTTCATGTAACAGTAACTGCAAATAGTGGTAAAAGTTTGAATGATATAGAAAAAGGTATGTTTGAAGCTTTTACACTTTTTGAAAAAGAAGGAGTAACAGATAGAGATGTTGAGAGAATTAAAGCAGGATTAGAGACTGGTTTTTATAATGGAATTAGTAGTGTTTTAGGTAAGTCGTTTCAATTAGCGCGTTACAATACTTTTACGGGTGATCCTGGTTTTATAGAAAAAGATATTGAAAATATTAAAAAGGTAACTAAGGAAGATGTTATACGTGTGTATAATACATACATAAAAGATAAGCCCTATGTAATTACTAGTTTTGTGCCTAAAGGACAAATGGATCTAGTTGCAGAAAACTCTATTAAGGCACCTGTTGTTGAAGAAGAAATTAAAGAAAATGTAGCAAAAGTAATTGAAGAGTCTCAAGAAGAAATAGTAAAAACACCTTCTAAAATAGACCGTTCTAAAGAGCCTGAGCAAGGTGAGTCACCTAGTTTAAATGTGCCAGCGAGTTGGACGTCAGAATTGACTAATGGTATGAAGGTATATGGAATTGAGCAAAATGAAATTCCGACGGTAAACTTTAGTATTCGTATTGATGGAGGGCACCTTTTGGATGACATGAGTAAAAATGGTGTTGCTAATTTGATGACTGATATATTAATGGAGGGAACTAAAAATAAAACTTCAGAACAGTTAGAAGAAGAAATAGAAATGTTAGGAGCAAACATTAATATGTACACGACTAACGAGGCAATTGTTATAAGGGGAAATACACTTGTGCGTAATTTTGATAAAACTATAGCCTTAGTAAGGGAAATATTATTAGAGCCTCGTTGGGATGAAGAAGAATTTGCTTTAATAAAAACAAGTACTATAAATGGAATAAAGCGTTCCGATGCTGATCCCAATGCGGTTGCAAATAGAGTTTATAATAAACTTTTGTATGGAGAAGAACATATTTTTAGCTATCCTACAAGTGGTACTGTTGCTTCGGTAGAAGCAATTACTATTGATGATTTAAAAGCTTTTTATAATAAAAATTTTTCACCATCAATTAGTTCTGTTCATGTAGTAGGTAAAATAAATAAAGGTGCTGTTTTAGAAACCTTAAAAGGTTTAGAAAATGATTGGGCAGCAAAAGAAGTTACTATTCCTGAATATTCAATTGTTAATAATAGAGATAAATCTTCATTATATTTTGTTGATATACCAGATGCAAAACAATCAGTTATTAGTATTGGAAATATTGGTTTAACAAGGAACGATAAAGATTTTTTCCCTGCCGAGGTAATGAATTACAAACTAGGAGGTTCTTTTTCTGGTAATGTAAATTTAATTTTAAGAGAAGAAAAAGGGTATACTTACGGAGCTCGTTCTAGTTTTAGTGGAAGTAAAATACCAGGTACTTTTACAGCATCTTCAAGTGTTAGAACAAACACAACAGGAGAATCTGTTTCTATCTTTAAAGAGGAGATTGAGAAATATAAAGAAGGTATATCTGAAGAAGATTTATTGTTTACTAAAAACGCATTGATTAAATCTAATGCTCGTCGTTTTGAAACACAAGGTTCTTTATTGGGAATGTTACAAGAAATGAGTGAGTATGGTTTAGATGCTAACTATATTGAAAAAGAAGAAGAAGTAATTAAAAATATGACATTAGAAGAGCATAAGGCACTTGCAAATAGGTTGTTAGATGAGTCTAAAATGGCATATTTAATAGTTGGTGATGCAGCAACACAATTTGCTCAATTTAAGCTTATGGGCTTTGATGAGGTTTTGTTAATCACTAAGGACGGAGAAGAGTCTAAAATGGATAATAGAAAAGATATTAGATAA
- a CDS encoding M14 family metallopeptidase, with protein MKKILVAFIFISYTFISAQQVKSPSEFLGYELGTEFTRHHEVVDYYEYLAKEVSDNIKLSTYGKTNERRPLLLAYISSAKNIKNLEAIRSEHLKSTKGEGNSEIAIVWLSYNVHGNESVSTEASMKTIYELLTKKSDYLENTVVIIDPCINPDGRDRYVNWYNENKNTPFTADPNSKEHNEGWLNGRANHYMFDLNRDWAWLTQIESQQRLKAYNNWLPHIHVDFHEQGVDSPYYFAPAAEPFHEVITNFQRDFQVTIGKNHAKYFDENGWFYFTKEVFDLFYPSYGDTYPLYNGAIGMTYEQGGSGRAGLGILTKAGDTLTLKDRLEHHFTTGISTVEIASGNSKKLNTEFKKFYTNKNFKYKSYVLNADIDKINALTSLLDKHEIEYGWASNSTSKGLDYKTQKIKTIKTTPNTLVVSTDQIKGTLVKVLFEPNAKLTDSLTYDITAWSLPYAYGLDAVASENNVASTKTNASKNTVTNIPLISNNKAYAYIKDWNSMEDARFLAELLKEKIKVRYTEKPFNIDNKKYERGSLIITKKDNEHLKDFIKILNKVQEKENASLTAVKTGFVDEGNDLGASSVKLIKNSKIAVLSGSPTSTLQFGEIWHFFEQQLQYPITVLHDSKLSKSELEDYDVLILPDGWYSRFLDSDKQNKLSEWVKSGGKLIAMGGAVKGLEGTEGFSIKTKVKEKDSTKTIDLSTFETSERDAIKNLITGAIFETKVDNTHPLAFGYDDNYFTLKLGSDSFNYLKEGTVTYIENNNTPVAGFAGSEAKKEIAKTMIFGVEDIGNGQVIYMVDNPLFRGFWENGKLFFANALFMVN; from the coding sequence ATGAAAAAAATTTTAGTCGCATTCATTTTTATTTCTTACACGTTTATAAGTGCTCAACAAGTAAAATCGCCTTCAGAATTTTTAGGGTATGAATTAGGCACTGAATTTACCAGGCATCATGAAGTTGTAGATTATTATGAATACTTAGCAAAAGAAGTTTCTGATAATATAAAGCTAAGTACTTACGGTAAAACAAACGAAAGAAGACCACTACTACTAGCTTATATTTCATCTGCAAAAAATATTAAAAATTTAGAAGCCATACGATCTGAGCATCTAAAAAGTACTAAAGGAGAAGGTAATTCTGAAATTGCAATTGTTTGGCTAAGCTATAATGTACATGGTAATGAAAGTGTAAGCACTGAAGCTTCTATGAAAACCATATATGAACTATTAACTAAAAAGTCTGATTATTTAGAGAATACAGTAGTTATTATCGACCCATGTATTAACCCTGATGGTAGAGATCGATATGTAAACTGGTATAATGAAAATAAAAATACTCCATTTACTGCCGACCCAAATAGTAAAGAACATAACGAGGGATGGTTAAACGGTAGAGCAAATCACTATATGTTTGATTTAAATAGAGATTGGGCTTGGCTAACACAAATTGAAAGTCAACAACGACTAAAAGCATATAATAATTGGTTACCACACATACATGTAGATTTTCATGAGCAAGGTGTAGATTCTCCTTATTATTTTGCTCCTGCTGCTGAACCTTTTCATGAGGTAATTACAAATTTCCAAAGAGACTTTCAAGTAACAATAGGTAAAAACCATGCTAAATATTTTGATGAAAACGGCTGGTTTTATTTCACTAAAGAAGTTTTTGATTTATTCTACCCTAGTTATGGTGACACATACCCCTTGTATAACGGTGCTATAGGAATGACATATGAACAAGGTGGAAGCGGAAGAGCAGGCTTAGGCATTCTTACAAAAGCAGGTGACACATTAACATTAAAAGACAGATTAGAACATCACTTCACGACAGGAATTTCAACTGTTGAAATTGCTTCTGGAAATTCTAAAAAATTAAATACTGAATTTAAGAAATTCTACACCAATAAAAATTTCAAATATAAAAGCTATGTTTTAAACGCTGATATTGACAAAATTAACGCACTTACAAGTTTACTTGATAAGCATGAAATAGAATACGGTTGGGCATCAAATAGCACGAGTAAAGGTTTAGATTATAAGACTCAAAAAATAAAAACTATAAAAACTACTCCTAATACACTAGTAGTTTCTACAGACCAAATTAAAGGTACTTTAGTAAAAGTACTTTTTGAACCTAATGCTAAGTTAACAGACTCTTTAACTTACGATATAACAGCATGGTCTTTACCTTATGCTTATGGTTTAGATGCTGTTGCTTCTGAAAACAATGTAGCTAGCACTAAAACTAATGCATCTAAAAATACTGTCACTAACATACCTTTAATCAGCAATAATAAAGCATATGCCTATATAAAAGATTGGAATAGCATGGAAGATGCTCGATTTTTAGCTGAACTTTTAAAAGAAAAAATAAAAGTACGTTATACAGAAAAGCCTTTTAATATTGATAATAAGAAGTACGAAAGAGGAAGCTTAATCATCACAAAAAAAGATAATGAACATTTAAAAGATTTTATTAAAATACTAAACAAAGTTCAAGAAAAAGAAAATGCATCATTAACTGCTGTAAAAACAGGTTTTGTTGATGAAGGCAATGATTTAGGAGCAAGCTCTGTAAAGCTTATAAAAAACAGCAAAATTGCTGTTTTATCAGGCAGCCCAACAAGTACCTTACAATTTGGTGAAATTTGGCATTTTTTCGAACAACAACTACAATACCCTATAACTGTATTACATGATTCTAAATTAAGTAAAAGTGAGCTTGAAGATTATGATGTTTTAATTTTACCTGACGGATGGTATAGTCGTTTTTTAGATTCTGACAAACAAAATAAACTTTCAGAATGGGTTAAAAGTGGTGGTAAATTAATTGCCATGGGTGGCGCTGTTAAAGGTTTAGAAGGCACAGAAGGGTTTTCTATTAAAACCAAAGTAAAAGAAAAAGACTCTACCAAAACTATAGACTTAAGCACTTTTGAAACCTCTGAAAGAGATGCAATAAAAAATTTAATAACTGGAGCTATATTTGAAACTAAAGTGGATAATACACACCCACTTGCTTTTGGTTATGACGATAACTACTTTACTCTAAAGTTAGGAAGTGATTCTTTTAATTATTTAAAAGAAGGTACCGTTACCTATATTGAAAATAACAACACTCCTGTTGCTGGTTTTGCTGGTAGTGAAGCTAAAAAAGAGATAGCAAAAACAATGATATTTGGTGTTGAAGATATTGGCAATGGTCAAGTAATTTACATGGTAGACAACCCTTTATTTAGAGGTTTCTGGGAAAATGGAAAGTTGTTTTTTGCAAATGCTTTGTTTATGGTTAACTAA
- the bshC gene encoding bacillithiol biosynthesis cysteine-adding enzyme BshC, producing MKIDEIPYVKTGYFSKLMCDYLEEKNNLIPFYNRFPSIENFEAQIKEKQNNFSVSNRVVLSDALQKQYSRVDISTYTQDNITLLKNENTFTIVTGHQLNLFTGPLYFLYKIISTINLAKELKNKHPDYDFVPVYWMATEDHDFDEINYFNLNGKKIQWNKEASGGVGRLNTEGLDILSETLSAELGGSQNAEFLKDLFKKAYLNNDNLTDATRYLANELFKEYGLVIVDGDDTSLKQLLIPFVKLDLLEEKSFKTVTQSIEKLNDLPENYAIQVNPREINYFYLIDGVRERIIEKDGMFFINDTTLKFSKEEMLTELEQHPERFSPNVVCRPLYQEVILPNLCYIGGGGELAYWLELKAYFEAVNITFPMLLLRNSALIVKEKQQEKLEKLDLKIEHLFLKQNTFINKKIREISNIDIDFKDQKEHLQNQFKGLYVLAEQTDKSFLGAVKAQEVKQLKGLDALEKRLLKAQKRKLKDHVIRITEIQNELFPNQSLQERQANFSEFYLEYGEELIPALVANLKPLSKNFKVITF from the coding sequence ATGAAGATTGATGAAATCCCCTATGTGAAAACGGGTTATTTTTCTAAGTTAATGTGTGATTATTTAGAAGAGAAGAATAACTTGATACCTTTTTATAACCGTTTTCCATCTATTGAAAACTTTGAGGCACAAATAAAAGAAAAGCAAAATAATTTTTCGGTATCAAATAGAGTAGTTCTTAGTGATGCTTTGCAAAAACAATATTCTAGAGTTGATATAAGTACGTACACTCAAGATAACATTACACTTTTAAAAAACGAAAATACATTTACTATAGTTACTGGACATCAATTAAATTTATTTACAGGGCCTTTGTATTTTCTTTATAAAATTATTTCAACTATAAACTTGGCTAAGGAGTTGAAAAACAAACACCCTGATTATGATTTTGTACCAGTGTATTGGATGGCTACTGAAGACCATGATTTTGATGAAATTAATTACTTCAACCTTAATGGTAAAAAAATACAATGGAATAAAGAGGCTTCTGGGGGAGTAGGAAGATTAAATACAGAAGGATTAGATATTTTAAGTGAAACTTTATCAGCTGAATTAGGTGGTAGTCAAAATGCAGAATTTTTAAAAGACTTATTTAAAAAAGCATATTTAAATAACGATAACCTTACTGATGCAACAAGGTATTTAGCAAACGAATTATTTAAAGAATACGGATTGGTTATTGTTGATGGTGACGATACTAGTTTAAAACAATTATTAATACCCTTTGTAAAATTAGATCTGTTAGAAGAGAAATCTTTTAAAACTGTTACACAGAGTATCGAAAAGTTAAATGATTTACCAGAAAACTACGCAATTCAAGTAAACCCAAGAGAGATAAATTATTTTTATTTAATTGATGGTGTTAGAGAGCGTATTATAGAAAAAGATGGTATGTTTTTTATAAACGATACTACGCTTAAGTTTTCTAAAGAAGAGATGCTTACAGAATTAGAACAGCACCCTGAACGCTTTTCTCCAAATGTAGTTTGTAGACCTTTATATCAAGAAGTTATTTTACCAAACCTATGTTATATTGGTGGTGGTGGAGAGTTGGCATATTGGTTAGAGCTTAAAGCTTATTTTGAGGCAGTGAATATTACTTTTCCAATGTTGTTATTACGCAATTCTGCTTTAATAGTTAAGGAAAAGCAACAGGAAAAATTAGAAAAATTAGATCTTAAAATAGAACACTTATTTTTAAAACAAAATACGTTTATAAACAAAAAAATTAGAGAAATATCGAATATAGATATTGATTTCAAAGATCAAAAAGAACATCTTCAAAATCAATTTAAAGGTCTTTATGTGTTGGCGGAACAAACTGATAAATCTTTTCTCGGAGCGGTAAAAGCTCAGGAAGTAAAACAGTTAAAAGGACTAGATGCTTTAGAAAAAAGACTTTTAAAAGCTCAAAAACGAAAATTAAAAGATCATGTTATTCGAATAACAGAAATTCAAAACGAATTATTTCCTAACCAATCATTACAAGAAAGGCAAGCTAACTTTTCAGAATTTTATTTGGAATATGGAGAAGAGCTTATACCTGCTTTAGTAGCGAACTTAAAACCATTATCTAAAAATTTTAAAGTTATAACATTTTAA
- a CDS encoding aminotransferase class V-fold PLP-dependent enzyme, producing the protein MHKIDIELVEMTLDVMKYVINRITKTLPELGQPKKEEELKVLVGETITSAGIGGEKAFQLFRDVLVKATVPIDHPRHLAFVPASPTRAAIMFDLVTSASSIHGAYWMEGAGGIFCENEAMHWLVSLTGMPEGSFGVFTSGGTAANLSAMVAARENWRQNPENIEKRGVIVASIGAHSSVKAMAKVMDAEIVLVPSEEKMYGTDLSTFVSKLPDEKRNRIFAIVATAGTTNAGIIDDLEGIADFCISNKYWFHVDGAYGGGALLADSVRHLFNGIEKADSITIDPHKWLFSPYDCGAILYKNPEIAKAAHSQEGSYLEIFKDEGAHGFNPSDYQIQLTRRLRGLPLWFSLAMHGVDKYKWAVERGITLANTAGELITKNEHVELVRDPSLSCVLFRRKGWSPDDYRNWTYENHKKGFALVTPTKWKQGTEFETVARFCFINPDTTDEDIIAILDTMH; encoded by the coding sequence ATGCATAAAATAGATATAGAACTTGTAGAAATGACACTGGATGTCATGAAATATGTTATAAATCGTATTACGAAAACATTGCCCGAATTGGGGCAACCAAAAAAGGAAGAAGAATTAAAAGTTCTAGTAGGAGAAACAATTACTTCTGCAGGTATTGGAGGAGAGAAAGCATTTCAATTATTTCGTGATGTTTTAGTAAAAGCAACTGTGCCAATTGATCATCCTAGGCATTTAGCCTTTGTGCCAGCATCACCTACCAGAGCTGCAATTATGTTCGATTTGGTAACGTCAGCTTCAAGTATTCATGGAGCTTATTGGATGGAAGGTGCAGGGGGTATTTTTTGTGAAAATGAAGCGATGCATTGGTTGGTTTCATTAACAGGTATGCCAGAGGGATCTTTTGGGGTATTTACAAGTGGAGGTACTGCTGCAAACCTATCTGCAATGGTAGCTGCTCGTGAAAATTGGAGGCAAAACCCTGAAAATATTGAAAAAAGAGGAGTTATAGTAGCTTCAATAGGTGCACATTCTTCTGTAAAAGCAATGGCAAAAGTTATGGACGCTGAAATAGTGTTAGTACCTTCTGAAGAAAAAATGTATGGAACTGACCTAAGTACTTTTGTTAGTAAGTTACCAGACGAAAAGAGAAATAGAATATTTGCAATTGTAGCAACAGCAGGAACAACAAATGCAGGTATAATTGATGATTTGGAAGGTATTGCAGACTTTTGTATTAGTAATAAATATTGGTTTCATGTAGATGGAGCTTATGGTGGTGGTGCTTTATTAGCTGATTCAGTTAGGCATTTATTTAATGGTATAGAAAAAGCAGATAGTATCACTATTGATCCTCACAAATGGTTGTTTTCACCATACGATTGTGGTGCAATTTTATATAAAAACCCTGAAATAGCAAAGGCAGCACATTCACAAGAAGGCTCTTATTTAGAAATTTTTAAAGATGAAGGAGCTCATGGTTTTAATCCTTCAGATTACCAAATACAGCTTACACGTAGGTTAAGAGGCTTACCATTGTGGTTTTCATTAGCTATGCATGGTGTTGATAAATATAAATGGGCTGTAGAACGTGGTATTACACTAGCGAATACAGCGGGCGAATTGATAACTAAAAATGAACACGTAGAGTTGGTTAGAGACCCTAGTTTGTCTTGTGTTCTTTTTAGACGAAAAGGCTGGTCTCCTGATGATTACAGGAATTGGACTTATGAAAACCATAAAAAAGGCTTTGCTTTAGTAACTCCAACAAAATGGAAGCAAGGAACAGAATTTGAAACTGTAGCTCGCTTTTGTTTTATCAACCCAGATACTACAGATGAAGATATTATTGCTATTTTAGATACGATGCATTAA
- a CDS encoding pyridoxamine 5'-phosphate oxidase family protein: MTTNIFKELKKELQDGLTQKEHPFKYFTLATVGLDHVARLRSIVLREFSDDFKITFFTDKRSKKVIHIKENNKVSLLFFHPQKMIQLKIEGIATIIKDDKILEAYWKRTPDHLKKDYTTTSAPGSAISDNTNIEYLTNENHFCLVSIEAKKIEYLKITKPNHLKIRYSKENNKWNGEFLVP; the protein is encoded by the coding sequence ATGACTACAAATATATTTAAAGAACTAAAAAAGGAATTACAAGACGGGCTTACCCAAAAAGAACATCCTTTTAAATACTTTACACTAGCCACTGTTGGCTTAGACCATGTAGCTAGACTTAGGTCTATAGTCTTACGAGAGTTCTCTGATGATTTTAAAATTACTTTTTTTACTGATAAAAGATCAAAAAAAGTAATTCACATCAAAGAAAACAATAAAGTAAGCCTCCTGTTTTTTCATCCTCAAAAAATGATTCAATTAAAAATTGAAGGAATCGCGACTATAATTAAAGATGATAAAATTTTAGAAGCCTATTGGAAAAGAACTCCTGATCATCTAAAAAAAGATTATACGACGACATCTGCACCAGGCAGTGCTATTTCAGATAATACAAATATTGAATATTTAACAAACGAAAACCATTTCTGCCTTGTATCTATCGAAGCTAAAAAAATTGAATATCTTAAAATAACAAAACCTAACCATTTAAAAATAAGGTACTCTAAAGAAAACAATAAATGGAATGGGGAGTTTTTAGTACCTTAA
- the guaA gene encoding glutamine-hydrolyzing GMP synthase: MQNNVLILDFGSQYTQLIARRVRELNIFCEIKPYNKLPEDLSIYKAVILSGSPFSVRAEDAPHPDLSQIQGEKPLLAVCYGAQYLAHFKGGEVAPSNTREYGRANLSFVKPEEAFFENVSEGSQVWMSHSDTIKTLPTNAVKLASTHDVENAAYKIEGEDTYAIQFHPEVYHSTDGKQLLENFLVHIAGVAQTWTPDSFVESTVADLQKKIGTDKVILGLSGGVDSSVAAMLLHKAIGKNLHCIFVNNGLLRKNEFPSVLEQYEGMGLNVKGVDASARFLDELAGESDPEKKRKIIGRVFIEVFDDESHLVEDAKWLAQGTIYPDVIESVSATGGPSATIKSHHNVGGLPDFMKLSIVEPLRMLFKDEVRRVGASMGLDPLLLGRHPFPGPGLAIRILGDITREKVAILQEVDAIFINGLKDAGLYDKVWQAGAMLLPVNSVGVMGDERTYEKCVALRAVESTDGMTADWVNLPYEFLQKTSNDIINKVRGVNRVVYDISSKPPATIEWE, from the coding sequence ATGCAAAATAACGTCCTGATTTTAGATTTTGGTTCTCAGTACACACAACTTATCGCAAGAAGAGTTAGAGAGCTTAATATTTTTTGTGAGATTAAGCCTTACAATAAACTTCCAGAAGATTTATCAATTTATAAAGCAGTAATACTTTCTGGTTCGCCGTTTTCGGTAAGAGCAGAAGATGCTCCTCATCCTGATTTGTCTCAAATACAAGGTGAAAAGCCTCTTTTGGCAGTATGTTATGGTGCTCAATATTTAGCACATTTTAAAGGAGGAGAAGTAGCTCCTTCAAATACAAGGGAGTATGGTAGAGCAAATTTATCATTTGTAAAACCAGAGGAAGCTTTTTTTGAAAACGTAAGTGAAGGTAGTCAAGTATGGATGAGTCATTCAGATACTATAAAAACATTGCCAACAAACGCAGTTAAATTAGCAAGTACTCACGACGTTGAAAATGCAGCTTATAAAATAGAAGGGGAAGATACGTATGCTATACAGTTTCACCCTGAGGTTTATCATTCTACTGACGGAAAACAATTGCTAGAAAACTTTTTGGTACATATAGCAGGAGTAGCACAAACATGGACTCCAGATTCATTTGTAGAAAGTACAGTTGCAGATTTACAGAAAAAAATAGGAACAGATAAAGTTATTTTAGGATTATCAGGAGGTGTAGACTCATCAGTTGCAGCAATGCTTTTGCACAAAGCAATTGGTAAAAACCTACACTGTATATTTGTTAATAATGGTTTATTGCGTAAAAATGAGTTTCCGAGTGTGTTAGAACAATACGAAGGAATGGGACTTAACGTAAAAGGTGTTGATGCTTCGGCACGCTTTTTGGATGAATTAGCAGGTGAAAGTGATCCGGAGAAAAAACGTAAAATTATAGGTCGTGTTTTTATTGAAGTTTTTGATGATGAATCTCATTTAGTAGAAGATGCAAAATGGTTAGCACAAGGTACTATTTATCCCGATGTAATCGAATCTGTGTCGGCAACAGGTGGGCCATCAGCAACAATTAAAAGTCATCATAATGTAGGTGGTTTACCTGATTTTATGAAATTAAGTATTGTAGAGCCATTGAGAATGTTATTTAAAGATGAGGTTCGTAGGGTTGGAGCAAGTATGGGGTTAGATCCTTTATTATTAGGTAGACACCCATTTCCAGGACCAGGACTAGCAATTAGAATACTTGGAGATATAACAAGAGAAAAAGTAGCTATTTTACAAGAAGTAGATGCAATTTTTATAAATGGATTGAAAGATGCTGGACTTTACGATAAGGTGTGGCAAGCAGGAGCAATGCTTTTACCTGTAAATAGTGTAGGAGTTATGGGTGATGAGAGAACGTATGAAAAATGTGTAGCTTTACGAGCGGTAGAAAGTACAGATGGTATGACTGCTGATTGGGTAAATTTACCATATGAGTTTTTACAAAAAACATCAAATGATATTATTAATAAAGTAAGAGGTGTAAACAGAGTTGTTTATGATATTAGCTCTAAACCACCAGCAACAATAGAATGGGAGTAG